atgattactccatggcaatcccaaaaaactgaagcaagaacttttccagcagatttttggatacgaaacttcttaggtcttggagaaccagagtgtcgccattctatcgattgttgctttggttctggatcgtagaaatgtacccaagtctcatccattgtaacaattcggtttaagaagtctacatcattttcaaatcgagcacagatcgaacgcgatgcttctacccttgcacgcttttggtcaacattcaaaaatttgggAATTCATTTTGCAGCagtttttctcatgtccaaattgacgtgaactatatgatgaacgccttcgtatgaaatattcagtgcttcagaatTCCGTTTTAGCTAAAtttgacggtctgataaaatcatgtcatgaactgcatcgatattttcggggattgacagagaaactggccttcccgatcggtcatcatcttcaattgaaaatttacctcttttgaagttttcagttcaatttttcacggtcgcatacgaaggacattgatcaccaagagtattaagcatatctgCTTACCTATTAACCCTTTCAAacacaggtacttgatgatggctcgatactccaatttttcgattttcacaatttcggtggacatattttttctcttaatttattgcgtaactctagtttacttttttgacgtcaaactttacacttacacttctaataagttattgttcgttgctatgttaacgcaatattttgtttatgcgtggaattggtctaggctaactagatatcaagaCATCCTCGTAATCTTTCCTCGTTACCCCCTCACAATTTTAATTCCCAACACATacggaaaaactgaaaataaactaaactcAAAAGTGATCTAAGTCACAACTGGTTGCCAACTGATTAGTGACAAGTCTCTGCACACGCAGTAAACTAACTGACTAACTCAAAAGTAAACTATagttaacttttttttaaatatataataaataattgtattagaaCAACATATCCATTTTCCCATTTTAACAAAGTGTCAAGAGCTATTCTACTTtaactatcaaaaaaataaattacttcgCGTCGCACCGCCAAACTCGGTCCTCAAGCGtaccctgaagatgctcgattcaatacagaagagagcaatttgacttataggcgatccggAGTTGACCAGAACAGCTTTGAGCATAGAAAAAAGGTCGCTGAGCTGATTTTACAGTTACTTTCACGGtagatgctcttccgagctatCCAAGATAATCCCACCTGGAGCAGTATTTACAAGACCTGCTCGACAGTAGACGTGACTCAGGAACATCAAGTTCGTCTATTGAAACCCTTGAGAGGCAGGAGGATTCAAGTTGCCAGCGAATCAACAGGTCGAGGTTCTTCAAACCGGCTGCCAACGCGTTGTCAACTGGTTGGGAACCAGCTGCCGCTTCTGTAGTTCCCTATACAAATACAAATGTTGTTACTCATTGCAAATTGGTACGTGATTTGCACCATAAATGAGTTTCTTTTGTCTTGATCCGTGTGTATTCGGCCTAATACTGCCTAGTCGGCCGGAGGCTGTACCACTACAGTTTTCtcaaagaaaagttttttttctttattaatatttggaaaatatatttttttgtgtattccAGATCCTGAAATTAAACAacacgaaaataaaaaagatattcggTCGTCGCTTTTAGATGTATTTCCAAATcccaataaaagaaaaagtatatCGAAGTTTCAACAGGGCAGAAATTCATTACCAGTGTCCAAATTAGCGGAACCTGGTGTTCAACATGGAAAATGTAATCTAGTTTTGGTTGTAAGCTAAATCTGACAAGACAATAATATTAGtactattgttttatttacggggtgtttgaaaaactggaatatgaaaaaaatttaacaaataaataatcacaCTTTTCGTTCCAGCATTTTAGATCATTTTcctaataataatttcacaagaGAATCATCTTTTTCTGTTTTAGACGTGAGTTTTGAAGGTCATACtaaaattatttcgtttttcaatgtatattttcatattttaggtGAATAAAATGGATGATCAAGTAGGAGCATCGcccaaagtaaataaaaatgagaaaaatacgAAGCAATTTATAAAATCAGTATCTGACAGTATTGATGAATCggacaaaaatcaaaatatgaaatggaaaattgttattaataaacataaaagtaagttttccaaatacaatttgaatttataataacttatttcttataataaacgcaatattgagatatataaaattcaaatacacTGGTGAAGTACCACTGATTAAACACGAATTTAGGAACAGTTggaataaatcattttcaattcgttttttttttcaaattaaggCTGGGGCACTgtacaaataatttcttttccCAGCTTATACAGTATTATGAACGAAcgatacaaaatcgaagataaAAGTCAACgaaagaatatgaaaatatttgcaaacCAACACAGGACTAATACAGAGTCATACTATTAGAATGGATAATAAGTAAAATCGGTTCTTAGAGAACAGGGACATTAAAAACAAGGCCCTCGCAACTAATGGCATATACAGAAAATGTAGGAGTCCTGTCAACATCGGAAAACAAGCTTAAGTAAATTTGCAGAGCTCTCATAGAAATGGCAGAGTCAACGAAAATAAATCGAAGTTTATGATAATGACAACACCACAGAGGAAAAGTGGTTATGAATGACGACGGTGTCGAGGAGGGAAATCTAGAAGCAAGGAGTTCGAAGGAAAATAAATAGTTGGGAGCACTGAATACGATAAGTTCTAAAAAAATCTCCAGAAAGGCGAAGatacatttgtacaaaacaataatgagaCCAACAGTGAGCTACGGAAGTGAAACGTGGATTcttaaaaaagtagaaaaagtgAAGCCAGatatatggaaaagaaaaatactaGAGATGAAAAGAAGGGATAATTTTGGATGACaagaacaaataatgaaaaactgaaattctTTAGAGAAACAGAACTAAAAGGCCTGCGTGTAGGACCATgtatataacatcactcaataaatcgtgtaACTGACATATAGATAGTGCTGCCATTATCAAATCCATATGATATTTATTAAGTaataactttcaaaagactatgtgtaagatttcataaaatatgaattaatcaGAAAAAAGTAACAGCTATTTAAGTGAAgccacttttgttattttcaaaacaatggattcaaaacaatttcgtatgttaatttatcattgcttcttgatgaaaaaagaaactGTATAAGTTTAGAAAttgcttcaaaagtgttatccagactctgctccatcgaaaagaatcatttgttattggttttccGAAATTTAACGTGGTGGTATGGTGTACGTTCTGGTCTTGATTGAAGTTATTATtccaaaaacatcaaaaaagtccacaaattgattatatctaatcgtaaatttaAATTGCGTGAGATGGCTGGAGCCagaaagatatcagaaggcagcgtgtttacaattatgcatgaatatttgaccatgagaaaactgttttcaaagtgggtgccgcgtttattCACTGTCGATCACAAAAAagaacgtgttgatgattcagagcagtgtttggccatgtttatacttaataaatcagattttttgtgtcgatatgtgacaatagatgaaacatggatccatcacttcactccggaatcaaaacgatcatcatctgagtggactacatccggtgaaccacgtcagaagcgtccaaaggcacaaggTAAGGTTATACCTTCAGTATTTTGGTATCAGCTTGGAATATTGTTCTTCGAcaatctccaaaagggagagacaatcaacaACACaaagttgttggatcgtttgattgcaaaaactaagaaaaatggGCTATGTCGAAGAAAAAGCCAATGTTTCACCAAGATAATGCACccattcacaagtcgatggcgacgatggttaaattgaacaaattatacTTCGAATTGCTACCTCATCCACAGTATAATCCAGATCTGGTCCCCAGTGACTACTAGTTATTCGCTGATGTCAGATATTTAGCTCTAATGacgaagcaattgctgaaactgaagcctattttgaggtaaaagacaaatccttctacaagctcGGCATCGAGATGTTAGAGAATCGTTGCTATGATTTTGTTgttcttgaaggagattacattacatacaatgaataaaatcgatttttggcaaaaaatgtgttttcttaGTTAAttacacgacttattgagcGATGCGTTATATAAGGTTGGGGCGCTTGAAGAAAAACTTACGGGGTAATATGCAAATTACGGTTATATTCAGGAAATTTaagtttataaattcatttatagtTACCGATGTAGGTAAATGACACTTTACGGTATCCTTGTACTTTACAGCAATCTTAAATTCTTCCAATTAAATAAATCTgtctttgtttataatattaccTAAGTGACTTCTGTTAATAATCAAAGAagctatttttcagtaaaattgtcaaatatgacatttcatattttaatataattttactcTTTacttaaaactgaaaaaaacatattacgatataagtccgtgaagttattattacggtactcgattagatattaGTGAcactcggctccttcgtcgcctcgtccatcAACATCTAcctcgtaccgtactaaatcacttcccggacttataacgtaaataactatttcttcATAAATGGTTTTTATGTTGATGGTGAACGACTTGTAGCCAATCAATATAAACccatcattttttcattaacataATAATACTAGACTGCGCATTCGATGAAATTCGTGTTCCAATATTACAGTTTTTCTCTAGTTTCTCAAAACATTTCACCAATCATCGTTTCTCTCTAAAGTTTGCACAACTATGGGAAGTGTAGTCTAGTTCACTATGACTATGACTAATAGTCATATCTTTATGTTTCCTCTACTGTTTTGTTTGACAACCAATTTGACAACTGATAGTTTCTTTGAGGTTAGTTCATTATACTGTAATGTAGATTGAGAAGTATAAGTTTTTAACAAAGTAATGGGTGTGGCAATTACATATGTTGTCCACTAGGAATAATAgatgattttaaatgaataagctcgaaaatattcaactaatctatttaatatttttgattttttttcagttacgTCAAGTTCTGAAGACAAATAAATAtgacattttcattaataaggcattttaatttaaaaatcttGTATGGTCAATgcaaccttttttataatatcattgttttattttattgatgtgTATGGTTCTTCAATTTCAAATGGAAATGTATCAGGTAtgtaaaattactatttttggCATCATGCTCTATATCAGACAACGATCTCTCGGGCTTCTTCGCCCTTTTATAGTGGTTCTGGTAGGGTATTAGACCCTTCAGAATCTGTTTTtaaagtaagtaccgtttttaaattataccgCCACTGCACTCCGGCAGTTTAACAGATTTACAGTAAAATGGAAGAAAACACACGATAAAGGATTTTCTTCAGGTCTGAAGAATTtcttgttgaattttttttaacgatgaaatgaaaaaatctgGCCCACGAAACGATAAGTACAgttattaggttaggttagcaaTTTTACCCATTGCAAATGAATTGAAACagacaaatttatttataaatgaacgAATacatattctataaaaaataataaaaaagtaaaatgtcTACGGAAGACGTCAGCGTTTAATTTTCGTCACTGGTTTTcgcttttttttttttcgtcacgTTTTGATCATTCTCTTACTCCCAAGTACAACCAGATCTTCATACAAGAACACTCCAGCTTTCTCCCACATTCCCAAGATCTCCTTTGTAGAGTTATAGCCTTCTCTATCTCTGGCTTCTcctcaaaactaatttttcgtTGAACTACCATATGCTACTGTAATGTAATGTAACTCTTCGGTTATCAGTTCTTGAGAGTTTTCCTCGAGGAGTTTATGGATTTTTTCagagaaacaattttttccacCACTGACACTTCGGGTTCTAATCCTTAAAAAGTTCCAGGCTACAACTTCTCCCATGCACATGTTGAGGTCCTCGATATAACACCCAGCTAGGCCTGATTAATAGTTTTTAGGCATATCACGATGTTAAATGGGCTGCAGAATAGGAGCGGTGTTGGATGGAAGCTAAATAACCTTCATAAACTTGAACTCTTCGGGTAAATCATCTCCGAGGTTTGGAGGGTGAGCAGGAGCATTGTCGAAAACAAGAAGGGCTTGCATGGATAAGATGTTTTCCTCTAGATATTAACAGAAAGACCAAACACCAGGTTTATCTATTCCACAAAGAATTTCCTGGTGACAAACGCTTCGGATTTGTCATCCACATAACTtacagttttctttttaaatcttAAATGACGCAAAGTGCTAGAATTAATCCATACTTTATGAGTTTGTGACCTGGTATCGTCTTCTCTCCAGCCATTATGTAAGTCCTATTCGGTATATTTTTCCAGAAAAGCACTGTCTCGTCACAGTTAAAGACTTGTTGCGGGATGTATCCTTTGGCTTCTATTGGTTCGGAACCCGCCGGAAAACCCATTTTGGGATACTGACGCAGTACTGTACGCTGAAGAATTGGGCATCAGCGTATGTAATATTGAGCAAATAATCCATGAGCAGCTTGATTATCGCAAAATTTCAGCCAGATGGGTGCCAAGACTTTTGAATTTTGAGCAGCAGCGACTCCTTCAGCGttgtgaagaagaagaagaaaatttattacacCGAATACTCCCCACTGATGGGATTTGGGTACATCAGTATATTCCGAAAAGTAATGGAGTCTAAGAAGTAGAGGACGAAAGTCGAAGGCGAGTAAGTTAAAGCTGAAGTTACACTGTCAGCGGGGAAAGTGTTGTGTATCGTGTTTTGGGACATGAGAGGAGTAGTTGCGATAGATTTTCTCACTGAACAACGAACTGTGAACGCGCAGTATTATAATAACCTACCAAAAAACACGGTGAAACCTGTCTAAAGATCAAAACAACGCGATATTTCAATCCGTAGTGCGAAATTGCTGCAAGACAACGCCAGTCCGTAGACAGCTTGGCTTATGATGGAAACATTCAACAATTGTGTTCGGAAACACTGGAACACCGTCtttatagtcccgatttgtcgCCATGTGACTATTATTTGATCCATTTAGCGAACTGCGATTCAGAAGTAATGCGAAGGTAGAATCATTCGATCGCGAATGGTTACGTGACAAGCCGAGagatttttatgaacaaaacaTCCAGAGACTATGTAGGAAAAGTGTTAAAAAATGCAGCTCTGTAACttaatattagaattttttatagcaaagtttcgatttatatttgaaaatctttaattgttttttttttatttcataacgGTACTTACTTTCAAAACATTCCTCGTATATCTTGTTTAATcaactaatataaatatttgaacatcAGTGAATCTATTTATTGTAAGAATTTATGACCTGATACTACTGTTATTATGGTTCCCTTAGCGTTCTTAAATACTACATATTTTGAGAATGCACACAATTTATatctagttttttttaaatgtgcttttattatattaattatcatattattttatttcagtttcgCGATATAACATTTGGTTTGTAGTAGTACTCACTATTTTATTTCTCCTATTTATATTGTATACCTTCTACCGATTGGTCGACAAAATTATGACACCTTCCAGTACTAATTTCTTCGTTGTTACCAATCCACCAACTAATTCGACGATATTAGCTCGTCGAAGTCAAGTCAAAGTGTCTGTCAGTGATCATATCAAGGTACGTTTACACGTATACATAAAAGTTaaactcaaatttttatgtCAGTTGTCACCCTTGCGGAAATATAACCCAACTtttccaaaatgaaaaaaaaatccgtTCATATTGGTTTAAAATTCAAGAGGTTTATAAACAAACAAGATCATGCAACATCAACTGCTATAATTAAGCTTGAGATAACGAAAACTTCATTTATCTACTAATACTACATTAGCTTCAagtaaattgacaattttgataatttcttcatcatcatcgtcgtgTTCGTCCAATATGACATGCACATCTTCAGTTATTTTAACAGAACCGAAACCCTTTAGTCAATTTAATATCGTAAAAACGTGACAAGTGACGTAATGGCTTTGCCCTTTCGTCTGTCGCATCCCTGTTAACAGGCAACCCATCTTCTATCAACATTGGGGTCAGATTTGTTAATTGATTTATAGAAAGAGGTTATGTAGGTGTACTCGCTTACCATATGTACGTCGACCTACTATCGAGCCTGAAAGTAAGCTAGAAGCTTAACAAGAGAAGAAAGTACAACAAAAAATGGCTTGACGAACTGAACAGCTATATTGTTCCCTGTCGTCGGTCAATCGACTAATGGTTGGTTAAACGGCATTCCCCTTCTAGGATTTCTTCTCGTTTCATACACTTTGCCTTGGAGGTTGTTGACTATAGTTATGCGTTGCATGCTTTCTATGTATAGGTATATATGAGATTTTCCAAGTCTTCTGGAAAAGCTTTCGAAAACTCCAGAACAATGGGTTAAAACACCTAGTATCGTaattgactgtttttttcaatacGCGTTGTTATTAACTGAATGACATCagttttgaaacattcatcttggtcaaaaatggaattaaatcgcgaacgTTTTGATGCGATGCTTTTCTATGAATTTTGAGgtgaattaaaccaacagcagtgtgccgatcaactcgcttcgattttgtggtcgcacttcgctacaaggatgaatttcgtgaaggtcatcTCAAAATCGGCTCTtgtgccaaaaaacatcgatgctgcgcgtaaactgatattgcaatatcGTTATGTGACATACTGTGAGATtaaggcatacttgggcattatttccactcgcatacattcaatattccatgaacatttggctgtcacaAATATTTGTTCATGCTGGATATCGGATAATTTGACAATCATTCAAAAAAAGCTTGTGTCGATCGGtgcaaaaaaatgctgaaaaaatttaatcgtgGTGCTTAAAAAGACCTTTAGACGTCTTTAATGGCTGATTTTATATTTCGTTACCGTGGCTGATAAAAGTGTTGATATCCGGATTACTTTCCGATAATTCATATCATGATGGGGTTAAGGCCGATtaataaacttgactttccgtttgtcGTTGcagttaattgaaatatataagacCATGCATAGTTGCCGTCTGCCGTTGGTAACTTTCaacataaatgaattttatctttttccgTCGGCCGTTCGTAGCAACTTTCGGGGCAATATAAAAGAGCCAATCACATTTTTGCCTaatgttccaataaaaaaaccacaaaaatatGACTAAAACAAAAAGCAGTACACAcgtcaaaaagaataacaaaatttttaggttatctacagcaacgtcaagtttatgacTATGGTCAATAGATGTCAAACAGCAAATGTCATCCGCGAACGGCAAACCGAAAGTCAAGTTTATAAGTCGGACTTTAATCCGGACATATCTACTATTCAAATAACATTAAGGTTGTATCTGAATTTCATTCGACTGActatataattagaaaatatcgCGTTATACTTACTTTaaattaacatatattttatcAGGCTCATGAGACGTTATCCTTGTCTAATGAATCTAACGAAGCACCTTCCTCGTCGTACATCAGTACCCGTTATCATCACAATAGTAATCCTGATTTTTCTTCCGATATAAACAGTGAAGAAATTGGTTTTAAGCCAAACAGAAATCCAAAAGCACCCGACGAAAGACGACATACAGAAAAAATCAAGTTAAAGATGATGcagacttcaaatgaagaagttgAACCTAAATTTACTTTTTACTCGGGAAGAACTAAATTGTCTTGATATGTTCGTGACATACctatcataaataatttatatttctagTGATAgcttgttaaaataaaaaaaaaggtacTATTATCGtggttttcttataaaataggTACCTTAAATTCGGTATATAATCTCTCTAATATTGTAGTTCCACATTAATACAAGGTAAAATACTGAATAAAAGAAGACTGAACATAACCTAATTTATCATCTTTTAAAGGTTATTAGATAGATGTTAgtctaattaattattgttttttccaaattcttcccaaaaatattttgagtatggAGAGCTTTTATAGACTAAATAAAGTAGTAcgtatattgaataatttgagaCTAGGAGTTAATGCAAATTTGAAAAACGCAGTCTCTGTGAGGTAAATGTCAGTTATTAGTTGTTATAATATAGttataattgttatttcattttattctaataaatacttttgcacttttatttaacaaaaaatatcttcttATTCTTTCCAATAGAAGCTAAGTCGTAATTTTCTATAggataaatataaatgtatataattacTATTTAACCAAATTAGTGTTAGCCAAATCTGAACAGATTTGTTCCAGGAATTTCACAGTTAGTTCATTAAAATGCGatttaatggatttttttgaTGACAAGAAAAATTGGGGAGCCAAAGAAGTAAAATGTGGTAGGTCATGGACAAAAGAAGAACTACGTCTTAAATCTAATGAAGATTTACATAAACTATGGTATATCTACTGCAATAATGTaagtttatatatttctttcacGTACATCAATAACCTTTTTCAGGTATGTTCTGCTTAAAGAAAGAAATATGTTATTAACTATGCAGGAAGAATGCAATGCACAAGTAAAATTATTTCCCAGTCCAGAAAGATTGGATAAAGTGGCAGATTCTATGGAAAATCTGGAAACTGTAGTAAGAGAACGGAATAAAGCATACCACCAATTAGAAACTGGAGAGACAGGCGAAAGACCTGGTAGAGTAGAAACTGGGGCATTTGGTATAagatattattacaaaatgtgTGAATATCCATTACCTAAAGAGATGAACACCAAATGGAagcaaaaatacaaattttataaatatgacaAAGATGTTGaagattttctaattaaatatcGAGAAAAGTTATATCTCAGTAAGAGAAGGAAGGCCACGTAAgctaactttttttaaaactacaaatatttcaaattaccaGAAAATGCTTTAAAATAtatcttaatttttattctttagtTTGTCAGCAAAACATTGAGCCAGTAAAAGAACcataaaattcttttaataaaagttttagccagtttacaaattttcagttaattttgcTGGAGAGTGTATCAATTCCATTTGCCATGCaacttatgaaatattttattttaggaGAGACTTCAATCATGTTATTGGATTACTCAATAGATATCCTAATATGGATATGGAAGCTCTTAAACAGCAATATCCAGATGTTGATATTGAGAAAGCTAAAAGAAGTCGGAAATATGGTGGGCATTTTGCTCCTCAATAAATTAtcattgtattgaaaattgaaatataattgtgaattattactttttgttcCCATTTATAAAAATGCCTGGAGTTGGTGCATCCATGCTAGAAATAGAATGTGGACACCGATGTGGCAAAACAAAGGCTTTGACATTAATAAAGTCACTGACCCATCAAATAGAATACCACCACTTGTATAGAAGAATTACACAAATGACCAAACAAGTCTGCTATGCAAACTCTTTTCTCTATCATAAAAAAGATGGTTCCCAACAACTAGTGTCTGATTGCTTAAGTCCTGTTATTGCCAAGATCATGGAGCAAATCTTGAGTCTGCTAACATCAGCAACCATCAGTGCTGCTTCCGAAAACATAGATCAACTGGGAGCCTCCTTACCTATGTCAACAACGAACAAACTGAATCTATGGAGAATCTAAAGCAATCAAAGGTTTGATAGAATTTAACATGCCAACCTTCTATTTAAAGATCATATTGTTTACTGTCCTCACTTATCAACTAGCTTAGTAGCTTTCCTAAAACTGATCCATCAAGGTCTTCCTCTTCTCTTTTTCCAGTACATCAATGACCTACTCAATAAAACTGCAAACACGATCTATAGTTGCACCGACGATAGCACACTGGTGTCGTTCAAATCACCCCAAAAAACCCTCACCAAATCCATAGGCAGCAACATCACTTCTATCAATATCGATCttaaaaatattctagattTGTGTGAAAGCAATCTGCTTGAGTTTCATGCAGGTggcactgcagctcaggatttggtcctgtttcgacataaaatatcaccatcaacATAAATTCTCTTATTAAATGTTGAGGTTGGAAGCAATAAGTCCTGTCATAGTCACGTGGGCGATTTAGCCAAGACAGtattacaaaaacattattttaagaGGATGCTTGACTCAATTTAgaagagcaattcgacttatggGCGATCTAAAGTTGACCACTTCAGAAAGTGCAAGCCGAACGAAAATCCATTGTCCCATTTAAAGTTTTTCAAGAGATTAGTCGATCAACTCTTAGATGAGTTCCGTGAAGATCGATGAAGACATTCCAATTCAACACATGAAACAAGGCTTGACAAAAGATTGCACATATTGCAAAATAGCAGAAAAAAAGATTGTTTTGTGTATTATAATAGACAGGAAAAATGACAAAGACGCGAAACTTCGGAACATTGT
The window above is part of the Diorhabda sublineata isolate icDioSubl1.1 chromosome 3, icDioSubl1.1, whole genome shotgun sequence genome. Proteins encoded here:
- the LOC130441445 gene encoding 39S ribosomal protein L47, mitochondrial; the encoded protein is MESFYRLNKVVRILNNLRLGVNANLKNAVSVRNFTVSSLKCDLMDFFDDKKNWGAKEVKCGRSWTKEELRLKSNEDLHKLWYVLLKERNMLLTMQEECNAQVKLFPSPERLDKVADSMENLETVVRERNKAYHQLETGETGERPGRVETGAFGIRYYYKMCEYPLPKEMNTKWKQKYKFYKYDKDVEDFLIKYREKLYLSKRRKATRDFNHVIGLLNRYPNMDMEALKQQYPDVDIEKAKRSRKYGGHFAPQ